CCTTTTGGAGTTCATCCATTATTTTATATTGAAAATATACGTGATACAGATATTCGCTTTTATTTGAGGGTATATGAAGCTGAAACTTTGGATTATGAAAAGTTAATATATGACTTTCATATTTTTTCTGCAAGTCCCAAGGATTTATTGAAGGGTTCCTTTTTGGTATCAAGGTTTTCTGATTCTTTTTATATCAACTTTAATGACTATAAAAAAAGTTTTTTTTCATTGGTTCATGAGTTTTTAAAACTCTACCCTGATTTTTCATTTCAAAACCCCGAAGTCAAATTTCAAAAAATTGTTGAGTTTTTGTATTATATTAAAGGCTTTCATGGCAACTCAGAAGATTATTACAACCCTAATAACAGTTATCTAACGAAAGTCTTAGAAACCAAAAAAGGGATCCCCGTTAGCTTGGCAGTTTTGACTATCATCTTTTACGAAATACTGAAAAAACTACTCGAAAGCAAAATGAATCAAAAACTTGATTTTACCATCTATGGGATCAATATGCCAGGACATTTCTTATTGGCATTCTCTTCAGAAAAGTTCTTTACTTATTTTGATCCTTTTAATTTTGGCAATATGATCACTTATGATGAGTGTTGTCAGTTTTTGATAAAAAATGGAATGACCGTTGATCCAAGAATTTTTTATCCTGCGACCCCCGTAGTTATCATCCAAAGAATGCTAAGGAATTTGTGGAATTACTATCAAAACGAAAATCAAACCAAAAAAAGCAAGACAATAGAAGATGTCTTAAAAATCCTGAATCCAATAATCCAAGTTGAAGAAAAAAATTATAAACTTTGATCTCAGCAAAATCGTAAAGAAGGTTAAAAGAAAAAAAATCATACAACAAGTAGATAGGAAGTTATATCATATCATTAAAGAAGATTTGCATTTTTTTAAAGTCGTTAAGCGCTTTGTGGTTTTTTCTGGAGGAAAGAGAATTCGTCCATTTTCTCATTACTACTTCTCCAAACTTTTGAACTATGAAGGAAAAGAATGGATTGATGTTGCAGCAATTGGAGAACTCATCCATGCAGCTTCTTTACTTCACGATGATGTGATTGACAACTCCGACCAAAGAAGAGGAAAACCTACTCTGAATGCTACACATGGAAACAAAAAAGCGATTCTGGGAGGAGATTATCTTCTTGCCTGTGGGATAGATCATTTGATTACTTTACCCCACAAGTTACAGCTCCTTCCGGTTTTTACGAGAGTCATTAGGAACTTAGCAGTAGCAGAAATCCTACAAATGGAATACGAAAAAAACCCCCAAATGGATTTTTCTATTTATGAAAAAATCATCGAAGGGAAAACTGCTGATTTATTTTCTGCCATGGTGGAAGCATCAGCAATTCTCATGGATTATCCCCCAGAACAAACCAAAAAATACCGTGAAATTGGTTTAAAAATGGGAAGACTATTTCAAATCCGCGATGATTACTTGGATTACTTTTCAAACGAAAATCAATTAGGAAAGAGACTTTATTTGGATTACGAAAGAGGGATTATCACCTATCCCATATTAGTTTTGAGAAGTTATATGAACAAAAGCGAAAGAAACTTTTTTGATTTTTGGGGAAGTGATGAATTTCGAAAACAAAACTTAGCACACATGTTGGAACTAATGAAAAAATATCAAATCTCTCAAAGAATCAAAAACGAAATAGATCAAAAGCTTGATGAAATCATAAATTTTATCAAAGAACATCAAACCAAAAATCCCAACGAAAAAGAAGAATTGATTTCAACCTTAAGGCAGCTTTCTGTGTCAATTGAATAAAAATGAAAAAAGAAGTTTCTTTTTTTGTTTCTCTTTTTTTGTTTTGGTTGCTGTTTGAGATTTTCCTCAGGCTTTATCACATACCATCTTTAGATTATTTTTTAAAAATGAATCAAATACATCGGTTTCATCCTGATTATTTTATTGGGCTTCAACCCAATACAAGTGTGTATATTCGACATTTTTCGGGAAAATGGGAAGGACAATTTAGCATTAATTCCTTCGGCATGAGGGGAACAAAAGAACCTGACCCACAAAAAAGAAAAGTCATCTGTTTAGGGGATAGCCTAGTAATGGGCTATGGAGTAAGTGATCATGAAACCTTTTGTGCTCTATTAGATGAAAAATTTTTTGATCATGGAATTCAGTTCTTAAATGGTGGGATTGATGGTCTTGGTTCTTGGGGAGCTTACCAAAGATTAAAAGAAATTCTGAGCCAAGTTTCGAATGTTAACACAGTTTTATTTTTTGTCTCCCCTAATGATTTTACCATGCCACCATCCTTATTAGAAAAAGGTTTCTTTCCTGATGATCAAACCGAAGAGGCTCGTTTACTTCAGCCAACAAAACGTTTGATAGATACTTGGCAGTTTGTCCTTTCTGATTATGTTTATACCCTCACAGTTGCGAAAATAACCATTAAGCAACTCCTCCTTCGATTTCATCTTTGGAAAGATACTTTTGTAGCTACTTTGAACCGATGGAAAAATCAAAATCTACTCACCACCATCAAGCAAAGTTTTCTTTTAGAGTCTCAAGCTGTTTCGTGTCCACAACCAACAAACACTCTTTTTGAAACCATAGGGAAAACGTACATTCCACAAGAAAAAAGGATCTTTAGCCAGCCAAAAAAATGTCCTGAAGAAATCCCCGAAGAAATTTTAAAAGAATGCACAGAACCACCCAAGGTAATTCCCGAGCTCCCTAATTTCACCCAAAGAGTTTACCTAGACATGTTAGAACTAACGAAAAAAAACCAAATCCGCTTTGTGGTTGTGATTTTGCCTGTTCAAATCGAAGAACTTTATTGTCATTCCATCAATCGATATCATTTCTTACGATTATATGCTTTACAAGTTATTCGTTTTTTTCAAAAACATCAAATCGAAATTTGGGATCTTATGGCGGATACTCCTTCTATGTGTCAAGAGGGGAAGTGGGGTTTTAAAGATTAC
The genomic region above belongs to Leptospiraceae bacterium and contains:
- a CDS encoding transglutaminase-like domain-containing protein, yielding MDIKEKSESDIIKLLYLYFDHHDITIRKNLLKKIVEKIPFGVHPLFYIENIRDTDIRFYLRVYEAETLDYEKLIYDFHIFSASPKDLLKGSFLVSRFSDSFYINFNDYKKSFFSLVHEFLKLYPDFSFQNPEVKFQKIVEFLYYIKGFHGNSEDYYNPNNSYLTKVLETKKGIPVSLAVLTIIFYEILKKLLESKMNQKLDFTIYGINMPGHFLLAFSSEKFFTYFDPFNFGNMITYDECCQFLIKNGMTVDPRIFYPATPVVIIQRMLRNLWNYYQNENQTKKSKTIEDVLKILNPIIQVEEKNYKL
- a CDS encoding polyprenyl synthetase family protein, whose amino-acid sequence is MKKKIINFDLSKIVKKVKRKKIIQQVDRKLYHIIKEDLHFFKVVKRFVVFSGGKRIRPFSHYYFSKLLNYEGKEWIDVAAIGELIHAASLLHDDVIDNSDQRRGKPTLNATHGNKKAILGGDYLLACGIDHLITLPHKLQLLPVFTRVIRNLAVAEILQMEYEKNPQMDFSIYEKIIEGKTADLFSAMVEASAILMDYPPEQTKKYREIGLKMGRLFQIRDDYLDYFSNENQLGKRLYLDYERGIITYPILVLRSYMNKSERNFFDFWGSDEFRKQNLAHMLELMKKYQISQRIKNEIDQKLDEIINFIKEHQTKNPNEKEELISTLRQLSVSIE
- a CDS encoding lipase; translation: MKKEVSFFVSLFLFWLLFEIFLRLYHIPSLDYFLKMNQIHRFHPDYFIGLQPNTSVYIRHFSGKWEGQFSINSFGMRGTKEPDPQKRKVICLGDSLVMGYGVSDHETFCALLDEKFFDHGIQFLNGGIDGLGSWGAYQRLKEILSQVSNVNTVLFFVSPNDFTMPPSLLEKGFFPDDQTEEARLLQPTKRLIDTWQFVLSDYVYTLTVAKITIKQLLLRFHLWKDTFVATLNRWKNQNLLTTIKQSFLLESQAVSCPQPTNTLFETIGKTYIPQEKRIFSQPKKCPEEIPEEILKECTEPPKVIPELPNFTQRVYLDMLELTKKNQIRFVVVILPVQIEELYCHSINRYHFLRLYALQVIRFFQKHQIEIWDLMADTPSMCQEGKWGFKDYFIPEDGHLTQLGNEWLANVLEKKLKFLIQ